Part of the bacterium genome, GGATGAAGGGTTACAGCAAGGGTTACAGCAAGGATTACAGCAAGGATTACAGCAGGGAATATACAGCAAGGCGACAGAAACTGCTAAGTCTATGTTCCGCAAGGGATTTAGCCTTGAGATAATTGCTGAAATAACCGGACTTCCAGAAGAAGATTTGAAAAGACTTATCAATGAGAAGGATTAGGAGATCTTCACTCTGTGGGGGACATGGGGGACGGTGGTGTAGGAAGCAAAAAAACATTTGACAAATCAAATACCACAATGTATAATTGAACTATGCCAAGGAAACCTAGATTAGATGCTCCCGGAGCTTTACATCATGTGATCGTTCGAGGGATTGAAGGAGGGGAAATATTCAGGAGCAAGATTGATTACAAAGATTTTCTAATGCGGTTGGAGAAAATAATTGTAGAGAATAAAGCAAAGCTATATGCTTGGGCATTGATTCCTAATCATCTTCATCTTTTGGT contains:
- a CDS encoding transposase encodes the protein MPRKPRLDAPGALHHVIVRGIEGGEIFRSKIDYKDFLMRLEKIIVENKAKLYAWALIPNHLHLLV